In one Nodosilinea sp. FACHB-141 genomic region, the following are encoded:
- a CDS encoding NUDIX hydrolase N-terminal domain-containing protein — protein MTSPWLGWIQQLQGIAQTGLHYKNHPFDTERYEQIQAIAAAMLAAQIDTDPPTVLNFMQQEQGHATPKVDVRGVVFRDQKILLVQEQSDELWALPGGWADIGDSPSHAVEREIFEEAGLTARATQLLACYDRAHPRHGHPPALHHSYRLVFHCEITGGQLTPSYETPAVDFFGPNDIPPLSLGRTGPDQIQRFFDYLKNPNQPTDFD, from the coding sequence ATGACCTCTCCGTGGCTAGGCTGGATTCAGCAACTTCAAGGCATTGCCCAAACCGGGCTGCACTATAAAAATCATCCTTTCGACACAGAGCGCTACGAACAGATTCAGGCGATCGCCGCTGCCATGCTCGCTGCCCAAATTGACACCGATCCGCCTACTGTTCTGAATTTCATGCAGCAAGAGCAGGGCCACGCCACTCCCAAAGTCGATGTTAGAGGGGTCGTGTTTCGCGATCAAAAAATTCTGCTTGTGCAGGAGCAATCAGACGAACTATGGGCACTACCCGGCGGCTGGGCCGACATTGGTGACTCCCCCAGCCACGCTGTAGAGCGCGAAATTTTTGAAGAAGCGGGCCTCACAGCTCGAGCCACCCAGCTACTAGCTTGCTACGATCGCGCCCACCCCCGTCACGGGCACCCGCCAGCCCTGCACCACAGCTACAGACTGGTGTTTCACTGTGAGATTACCGGTGGGCAACTCACTCCCAGCTACGAAACTCCAGCCGTTGACTTCTTTGGCCCCAACGACATTCCGCCCCTTTCCCTAGGGCGCACCGGGCCAGACCAAATTCAACGCTTCTTTGACTATCTAAAAAACCCCAACCAACCCACCGATTTCGACTAA
- the yvcK gene encoding gluconeogenesis factor YvcK family protein, with amino-acid sequence MFLKPFYTALTRLFRKVGRETLTLAPPRRINRLMWWLAPGLLVKRWLFLSMAGVLLVGIGGMIWLKLTPVFYTGRLLGAALRAFTTHVPNYVSGPVGILLGLGLIFWGQSRTVGAITDVLIPGNEEDLLDALLTQRRLSRGPKIVVVGGGTGLSNLLRGMKRYSSNITAIVTVADDGGSSGRLRREMGVLPPGDIRNCLAALADEEKLLTELFQYRFESGSGLVGHSFGNLFLTAMNEITGDLEQAIAASSKVLAVRGQVLPSTSVDVQLWAELEDGRRIVGESKITEARGRIVHIGCLPPNPPALAKAVKAIEEADYIVIGPGSLYTSIIPNLLVPDLVKAIAARQVPRIYICNIMTEPGETDGFSVSDHIRAIDSACGCYLFDAVLVQKVMPSDTVISHYARAGVGPVLLDRAAILDSGRRIIAANVMEESADLTVRHHSERLARVLLRWYTRTQRLW; translated from the coding sequence ATGTTCTTAAAACCTTTTTATACGGCCTTGACTAGACTGTTTCGTAAGGTCGGTCGGGAGACGCTAACCCTAGCCCCACCGCGGCGGATCAATCGGCTGATGTGGTGGCTGGCACCGGGGCTGCTGGTCAAGCGCTGGCTATTTCTCAGTATGGCTGGGGTGCTGCTGGTTGGAATCGGCGGCATGATTTGGCTCAAGCTGACGCCGGTATTTTATACGGGACGATTGCTGGGGGCGGCGCTGCGGGCCTTTACGACCCACGTGCCCAACTACGTCAGCGGCCCGGTGGGTATCTTGCTGGGGCTGGGGCTGATTTTTTGGGGCCAGAGCCGCACCGTGGGCGCCATCACTGATGTGTTGATTCCAGGGAATGAGGAGGACCTGCTCGACGCCCTGCTGACCCAGCGGCGGCTGTCGCGGGGGCCGAAGATTGTGGTAGTGGGCGGCGGCACTGGGTTGTCTAACCTGCTGCGAGGCATGAAGCGCTATAGCTCGAACATTACGGCCATTGTGACGGTGGCAGACGATGGCGGCTCGTCGGGGCGGCTGCGGCGCGAGATGGGGGTGCTGCCGCCGGGGGATATTCGCAACTGCCTGGCTGCTCTAGCAGATGAAGAAAAGCTGCTGACGGAGCTGTTTCAGTATCGGTTTGAGTCGGGCAGCGGACTGGTGGGCCACAGCTTTGGCAACCTGTTTTTGACCGCTATGAATGAGATTACGGGGGATCTGGAGCAGGCGATCGCCGCCAGTTCTAAGGTGCTGGCGGTGCGGGGCCAGGTGCTGCCCTCAACCTCGGTGGATGTACAGCTCTGGGCCGAGCTAGAGGACGGTCGCCGAATTGTTGGTGAGTCAAAGATTACCGAGGCACGGGGCCGGATTGTGCACATCGGCTGCTTGCCCCCCAACCCACCTGCCCTGGCCAAAGCGGTCAAGGCGATTGAAGAGGCCGACTACATTGTGATTGGCCCCGGCAGTCTCTACACCAGCATTATTCCTAACCTGCTGGTGCCCGATCTGGTGAAGGCGATCGCGGCTCGGCAGGTGCCTCGCATCTATATCTGCAACATCATGACTGAGCCGGGCGAAACCGACGGTTTTTCGGTATCTGACCACATTCGGGCGATCGACTCGGCCTGCGGCTGCTACCTGTTTGATGCGGTGCTAGTGCAAAAGGTCATGCCCTCCGATACGGTAATCAGCCACTACGCCAGGGCGGGGGTAGGGCCAGTGCTGCTCGATCGCGCCGCCATTCTCGACTCGGGCCGCCGCATTATCGCTGCCAACGTGATGGAAGAGAGCGCAGATCTAACGGTGCGTCACCACAGCGAGCGGCTGGCGCGGGTGCTGCTGCGGTGGTACACGCGCACGCAGCGGCTTTGGTAA
- a CDS encoding ABC transporter ATP-binding protein, with the protein MADLHNSSTIPGQSGIPSSARTAPPDADGCGDEVLLELKGISKQFDGNQVLDNVDLTLNRGEAVAIIGPSGTGKSTILRIIAGLLSPDEGEIYVQGNRREGLIEDSPDPVGIGMVFQQAALFDSLSVEENVGFLLYQHSRLPARQIRQIVEDVLDMVGLPGTGSRYPAELSGGMRKRVSFARAIVSNPENPQDRPALLLYDEPTAGLDPIASTVIEDLIRAIQRNNGCSSYLIVTHQDSTIRRTADRVIFLHRGKIQWQGPVTAVDETDNPFVRQFFSGRVEGPIQMVH; encoded by the coding sequence ATGGCCGATCTCCACAATTCCAGCACGATTCCAGGGCAATCCGGCATCCCTTCGTCTGCCCGCACCGCACCGCCCGACGCAGATGGCTGCGGCGACGAGGTTCTGCTAGAACTCAAGGGCATCTCGAAGCAGTTTGACGGCAATCAAGTGCTCGACAATGTCGATCTCACACTGAACCGAGGCGAGGCGGTGGCGATCATTGGCCCCTCGGGCACGGGGAAATCGACTATTTTAAGAATCATTGCCGGTTTGCTGTCCCCCGATGAAGGCGAGATCTATGTGCAGGGGAACCGACGGGAGGGGCTGATCGAAGATTCGCCAGATCCGGTGGGTATAGGCATGGTGTTTCAGCAAGCTGCGCTGTTTGATTCCCTTTCTGTCGAAGAGAATGTAGGGTTTTTGCTCTACCAGCACTCTCGACTGCCCGCCCGTCAGATTCGCCAGATTGTCGAGGACGTGCTTGATATGGTGGGGCTACCGGGTACAGGCAGCCGCTACCCGGCAGAGCTGTCGGGGGGCATGCGCAAGCGGGTGAGCTTTGCCCGGGCGATTGTCTCAAATCCTGAAAATCCCCAGGATCGACCGGCACTGCTGCTCTACGATGAACCTACGGCCGGCCTCGACCCGATCGCCTCTACGGTGATCGAAGATTTGATTCGCGCTATTCAGCGCAACAACGGGTGCAGCTCATACCTAATTGTCACCCACCAGGACAGCACCATTCGTCGCACTGCCGATCGGGTGATTTTCTTGCACCGGGGCAAAATTCAGTGGCAGGGGCCGGTTACCGCCGTCGATGAAACCGATAACCCCTTTGTGCGGCAGTTCTTTAGCGGCCGGGTTGAGGGACCAATTCAGATGGTGCATTAG
- a CDS encoding MlaD family protein — protein MRARAIREGSVGLLILIAVGLFGGLVLWLRGLNPGRQTYRATIVFDNTLGMQEGTSVRYRGVPVGQVLSIVPTANAVDVAVEIGSSDLRIPRDAVIMVNQSGLIGDTTIDITPQRLLSDQELAVKPAEDSCLGQTIICDGDRLNGQVGASYDSLIRSAEGLADAFADPELIADLKTTLDNATTLTESASLLSTELIVLSRQLQTDLRPLMASANRATNNVSSAAAQFEITGTELNRLVVTNRGTLVNTLTNLDRSATQIQSITTTLGPAFQEGQFIANLERLSADAAVAAADIRSITGTFNSAENLVMLQQTLDSARSVFQSAHKVMADVDELTGDPVLRRNLRDLINGLNGLVSLTNQLEQASQVAGSLTPVAGAQVERVTFTPLPAPPLAAGAGPAPVTITHQGQTYRLDVHSIQPR, from the coding sequence ATGCGGGCAAGGGCAATTCGAGAAGGATCGGTGGGGCTGTTAATTCTTATAGCGGTGGGACTGTTTGGCGGTCTGGTGCTGTGGCTGCGGGGGCTAAACCCGGGCCGCCAGACCTACCGAGCTACCATCGTGTTTGACAACACCTTGGGCATGCAAGAGGGCACCAGCGTGCGCTATCGGGGAGTGCCCGTAGGGCAGGTATTGAGTATTGTGCCCACTGCCAACGCTGTAGATGTGGCGGTAGAAATTGGCAGCAGCGATCTGCGCATTCCCCGCGATGCCGTGATTATGGTTAACCAGTCGGGGCTGATTGGCGATACCACCATCGACATTACCCCCCAGCGGTTGCTGAGTGATCAAGAGCTAGCTGTTAAACCGGCAGAGGATAGCTGCCTCGGCCAGACGATTATCTGTGACGGCGATCGCCTCAACGGTCAGGTGGGAGCCAGCTACGACTCATTGATTCGCTCGGCCGAAGGACTCGCCGATGCTTTTGCCGATCCAGAGCTGATTGCTGACCTCAAAACGACCCTCGACAACGCCACCACCCTGACCGAGAGCGCCAGCCTGCTGTCGACGGAGCTGATTGTGCTGTCGCGGCAGTTGCAAACCGACCTGAGGCCGCTGATGGCTTCAGCTAACCGGGCCACCAACAATGTCAGCAGTGCCGCCGCCCAATTTGAAATTACTGGCACTGAGCTCAACCGTCTGGTGGTTACTAACCGGGGCACCCTGGTGAATACCCTCACCAATCTCGATCGCAGCGCTACCCAAATCCAGTCCATTACCACTACCCTTGGTCCGGCCTTTCAGGAGGGCCAATTTATTGCTAACCTGGAGCGCCTCTCCGCCGATGCCGCCGTGGCTGCCGCCGATATTCGCTCGATTACGGGCACCTTCAACAGCGCCGAAAACCTGGTCATGCTCCAGCAAACCTTAGATTCGGCCCGCAGCGTCTTTCAAAGTGCCCACAAGGTGATGGCCGATGTAGATGAGCTAACCGGCGACCCGGTTCTGCGCCGCAACCTGCGCGATTTGATCAACGGGCTCAATGGTCTGGTATCGCTGACTAACCAGCTGGAGCAAGCTAGCCAAGTGGCCGGGTCGCTTACCCCCGTCGCTGGTGCCCAGGTTGAGCGGGTCACCTTTACCCCCCTCCCTGCTCCGCCACTAGCGGCTGGAGCTGGCCCTGCTCCAGTGACCATTACCCACCAGGGGCAGACCTACCGCCTCGATGTGCATTCAATTCAACCCCGCTAG
- a CDS encoding nitrate reductase associated protein — protein MTQANTPLETNDFFQFEADFVESLRCIPMQVRLKLDTCGVKLKLEHWHRFSEAERDQLTKLQCSDRDSTVAYTAYVQALVHRVQGTPASTLAIDPHPPWHRGDVIPTDVQAQAQAVGVEIGLEQWQSLRPLQRFALIKLSRPGHENRNFYPALAEFGLVSL, from the coding sequence ATGACCCAGGCCAACACACCGCTAGAAACCAACGATTTCTTTCAGTTTGAGGCCGACTTTGTTGAGTCGCTGCGCTGCATTCCCATGCAGGTGCGCCTTAAGCTCGATACCTGTGGCGTCAAGCTCAAGCTAGAACACTGGCATCGGTTTAGCGAGGCCGAGCGCGATCAGCTCACCAAGCTCCAGTGCAGCGATCGCGACTCCACCGTGGCCTATACCGCCTATGTGCAGGCGCTGGTGCACCGCGTTCAAGGCACCCCGGCCTCAACCCTGGCGATCGACCCCCATCCTCCTTGGCACAGAGGAGATGTCATCCCCACAGATGTGCAGGCCCAGGCCCAGGCGGTTGGGGTTGAGATTGGGCTGGAGCAGTGGCAATCGCTGCGTCCTCTGCAACGCTTTGCTTTGATCAAACTCAGTCGCCCCGGTCACGAAAACCGCAATTTTTATCCCGCCCTAGCGGAATTTGGGCTAGTGTCTCTGTAG
- a CDS encoding carboxylesterase, with amino-acid sequence MVTLQTSPTTPTHDQLQTTRQRIDTYVQTIAARSDRRDGAFPYYLFHGADTPVKGTVLMFHGFSAKPHQMSRLADYLFRNGFNVYQATLAGHAYVNPDKNWPQVDLKPEILIPLREKVSADPVLQHFLANLAASGDGATPTPVQMVGLMARLSKLEPRLLDIIAAIERENDPDFDRYFVSSHLTYLSDAQARLAELEALPGPIYTVGLSVGGAVALALGAKNPQRVAKVVAFAPLLEVYGGETRERYINLAGPLDVKEFGWDELRFPLGCFTAANRFGAFVQSKDNIAALWPQPTLMILTENEDAADLRTNQKFAQSLSQPSMFKRYDNHYLYTFPSEALVPHPMVDPLEVSQNMSNEYWKPMYQETFRFLTQTEFKSRSLEQINEVSDLPVIPLP; translated from the coding sequence ATGGTCACCCTCCAAACCAGCCCCACGACACCGACTCACGATCAGCTCCAGACTACGCGGCAGCGCATTGACACCTACGTACAAACTATTGCCGCCCGTTCCGACCGGCGAGATGGCGCTTTTCCCTACTACCTGTTTCACGGAGCAGATACCCCGGTTAAGGGAACGGTGCTCATGTTTCACGGGTTTAGTGCCAAACCCCATCAGATGTCGCGTCTGGCCGACTATCTGTTTCGCAATGGCTTCAATGTGTATCAGGCCACGCTAGCGGGCCATGCCTATGTCAATCCCGATAAAAACTGGCCCCAGGTTGACCTCAAACCCGAAATTTTGATTCCCCTGCGGGAAAAAGTTAGCGCCGACCCGGTGCTACAACATTTCCTCGCCAACCTAGCAGCCTCTGGGGACGGTGCTACCCCGACCCCCGTGCAGATGGTGGGGCTGATGGCCCGCCTCAGCAAGCTAGAACCCCGCTTGCTGGATATTATTGCCGCGATCGAGCGCGAAAACGACCCTGACTTTGACCGCTATTTTGTGTCGTCTCATTTGACCTACTTAAGCGATGCTCAGGCTCGCCTAGCTGAGCTAGAGGCGCTACCTGGCCCCATCTATACGGTGGGCCTATCTGTTGGTGGGGCCGTGGCCCTAGCCCTGGGGGCCAAAAACCCCCAGCGAGTTGCCAAAGTGGTAGCCTTTGCGCCGCTGCTAGAGGTGTATGGCGGAGAAACCCGCGAGCGCTACATCAACCTAGCTGGCCCATTGGATGTCAAAGAATTTGGTTGGGATGAACTACGGTTTCCGTTGGGCTGTTTTACGGCCGCCAATCGGTTTGGCGCGTTTGTGCAAAGTAAAGACAACATCGCAGCCCTGTGGCCCCAGCCAACGCTGATGATTTTGACCGAAAACGAAGATGCTGCTGACCTACGAACCAACCAAAAATTTGCGCAGTCTCTCAGTCAGCCCTCAATGTTCAAGCGCTACGATAACCACTACCTATACACCTTCCCCAGCGAGGCCTTGGTACCCCATCCGATGGTTGACCCGCTAGAGGTGAGCCAAAACATGAGCAACGAATACTGGAAGCCCATGTATCAGGAAACCTTTCGCTTTTTGACCCAGACTGAGTTTAAGAGTCGCAGCTTAGAGCAGATTAACGAAGTGTCAGACCTACCAGTTATACCGCTGCCCTAG
- the dut gene encoding dUTP diphosphatase — MKLKIRKIHDLAILPSYAHPGDAGMDLCSVDDVNIAAGDATLIHTGLAIELPPGTEAQIRPRSGLALKHSVTVLNTPGTIDEGYRGEIGVILINHGKHAFKVVKRMKIAQMVIKPVLQVEIEETDEFTQTLRGQQGFGSTGIL; from the coding sequence ATGAAGCTCAAAATTAGAAAAATCCATGATCTGGCCATTCTTCCGTCCTATGCCCATCCAGGAGATGCTGGGATGGATCTCTGCTCCGTTGACGATGTAAACATTGCGGCTGGTGATGCGACTCTCATTCACACCGGACTTGCGATCGAGCTACCTCCAGGAACTGAAGCTCAAATTCGGCCTCGAAGTGGGCTAGCGCTCAAGCACTCGGTGACAGTGCTCAATACCCCAGGAACTATTGATGAAGGGTATCGAGGCGAAATTGGCGTAATTTTGATCAACCACGGCAAGCATGCCTTTAAGGTCGTCAAGCGCATGAAAATTGCTCAAATGGTGATTAAGCCAGTACTTCAAGTTGAAATTGAAGAGACCGATGAGTTTACTCAAACCTTAAGAGGCCAGCAAGGATTTGGCTCAACGGGAATATTATGA
- a CDS encoding queuosine precursor transporter: protein METEPSASAAVYGPVPEYLQARREVVFLVLGGLFLGTLGMLNILGISRFVNLFTWGDFAVTVAVGVLPYPLTFLCTDLISELYGKKRANQVVWVGLLLNLWVLFIVWLGGVLPGFEATNPATGELLRDAAGRLPVFFEIRNLTFGAVTASMLAYLMAQFVDVYLFHFWKELTKGKHLWLRNNGSTLISQLVDTIAVVLITHFLAGALPIDAGQELWPQLIRFMGYGYLFKLVAALLDTGPFYLGVFWLSNYLGLESPVAEVKAPLSEPPRVKLTDGSR, encoded by the coding sequence ATGGAAACAGAGCCTTCAGCATCTGCGGCGGTCTATGGCCCCGTACCAGAATATTTGCAAGCCCGCCGTGAAGTCGTGTTTTTGGTCCTGGGGGGGCTGTTCCTTGGCACCCTGGGAATGCTCAATATTCTGGGCATTAGCCGGTTTGTCAATCTATTTACCTGGGGTGATTTTGCCGTCACCGTGGCGGTAGGAGTGCTGCCCTACCCCCTGACCTTTCTCTGCACCGACCTGATCTCAGAACTTTACGGCAAAAAGCGGGCCAATCAGGTGGTCTGGGTAGGGCTGCTGCTCAATCTATGGGTGCTGTTTATCGTGTGGTTGGGGGGCGTGCTGCCGGGGTTTGAAGCCACCAACCCAGCCACCGGCGAGCTATTGCGCGACGCCGCCGGGCGACTGCCAGTCTTCTTTGAAATTCGCAACCTTACCTTTGGGGCGGTGACAGCCTCGATGCTGGCCTACCTAATGGCCCAGTTTGTCGATGTCTATCTGTTTCACTTCTGGAAAGAGCTGACCAAGGGCAAGCACTTGTGGCTGCGCAACAACGGCTCTACCCTGATTAGTCAGCTGGTCGATACCATCGCCGTCGTGCTGATTACTCACTTTCTCGCCGGAGCGCTGCCCATTGATGCAGGCCAAGAGCTATGGCCGCAGCTCATTCGCTTTATGGGCTACGGCTACCTGTTTAAGCTAGTGGCCGCCTTGCTCGACACAGGGCCGTTTTACCTAGGCGTATTTTGGCTGTCAAACTATTTAGGCTTAGAATCTCCCGTTGCCGAAGTCAAAGCACCTTTGTCTGAACCACCCAGGGTAAAACTAACCGATGGTTCACGATGA
- the fmt gene encoding methionyl-tRNA formyltransferase — protein MRLVFFGTPHFAVPSLQRLLAEPGFEVAAVVTQPDRRRGRGSQVDASPVKQIAVEANCPVLQPTRIKKDEATLTALEAIQADAFVVVAYGQLLSQRILDMPRLGCINGHGSLLPAYRGAAPIQWCIVNGDTVTGMTTMLMNLGMDTGDMLLKSTLPIGLLDTAGEVATALAQQCAGLLVETLHGLVDGILSPLPQDEALATYAPLIQKDDFELDWSKAAIAIHNQVRGFYPNSVTTFRGQPLKVMSTVPLGEPYWAELPSDLVAMREAVDAIVAETVLSSSPPGTLVGLLKGQGPLVQTGDGLLLLRQVKPSGKQAQSGSDFVNGSRLQVGESLV, from the coding sequence ATGAGACTTGTATTTTTTGGAACCCCTCACTTTGCTGTGCCCAGCCTCCAGCGGCTGCTGGCCGAGCCAGGGTTTGAGGTGGCCGCCGTCGTCACCCAGCCCGATCGCCGCCGGGGCAGAGGTAGCCAAGTGGATGCTTCGCCCGTCAAACAGATCGCCGTCGAAGCTAACTGTCCAGTCCTGCAACCCACTCGCATCAAAAAAGATGAAGCCACCTTGACCGCCCTAGAGGCCATCCAGGCCGACGCCTTTGTGGTGGTGGCCTACGGTCAGCTACTCTCCCAGCGCATTCTGGATATGCCTCGGTTGGGCTGCATCAATGGCCACGGCTCGCTACTGCCTGCCTACCGGGGAGCCGCCCCGATTCAGTGGTGCATCGTCAACGGCGACACCGTCACCGGCATGACCACCATGCTGATGAACCTGGGCATGGATACCGGCGACATGCTGCTCAAGTCAACCCTACCCATTGGCCTGCTCGATACCGCTGGGGAGGTGGCGACAGCCCTGGCTCAACAGTGCGCTGGTCTACTGGTAGAAACCCTGCACGGCCTGGTCGATGGCATTCTCAGCCCCCTGCCCCAGGACGAGGCCCTGGCCACCTACGCGCCCTTAATTCAGAAAGACGATTTTGAGCTGGACTGGAGCAAGGCGGCGATCGCCATCCACAACCAGGTACGCGGCTTCTACCCCAACTCCGTCACGACCTTTCGCGGGCAGCCGTTGAAGGTCATGTCTACGGTTCCCTTAGGAGAACCCTACTGGGCAGAACTACCCTCAGACTTAGTGGCGATGCGGGAGGCAGTGGATGCAATCGTGGCTGAAACCGTTCTCTCAAGTTCTCCCCCAGGAACCCTGGTGGGCTTGCTCAAGGGCCAAGGTCCTCTCGTACAGACCGGCGACGGGCTGCTGCTGCTGCGCCAGGTCAAACCCAGCGGCAAACAGGCTCAGTCAGGGAGTGATTTCGTCAACGGCAGCCGCCTACAAGTTGGCGAATCCCTCGTCTAA
- a CDS encoding OmpA family protein — MADSPNLPPLPSDPAPAAPRSTPPPAPKSRPWAGLHALWTLVVRLVILGAGVSVGWLVGMLVAQAMPSRNPDPPLTEVALRQGNQTQRKLRQLPSWWQGDGPIDGVVDEVALAPESSPSQSAGATAAPEAAPPIPEAERDRIQTNLTALRQDLTRLNTRLTELETSLGAPAAGTLEARLQRLDQRLGADGGASNAPEAAAAETPAVKPSPEAETGARVAYQEPRFALVRDRVVLPSALLFEPGSSILTPSGQQLLDSIAADLSRYGAATLLVGSHTDGASSPDLASQLTLQQAVAVQQYLSPQLEGGGIRWVPVGYGQTRPTAVGTTPADQQRNQRVEIGIVPGS, encoded by the coding sequence ATGGCTGATTCCCCCAATCTGCCACCGTTGCCCTCCGACCCTGCTCCGGCGGCTCCCCGCTCGACTCCACCGCCTGCGCCCAAGTCTCGACCCTGGGCGGGGCTGCACGCGCTGTGGACTCTGGTAGTGCGCCTGGTTATTCTGGGTGCCGGGGTAAGTGTAGGCTGGCTGGTTGGCATGCTGGTAGCTCAGGCGATGCCCTCCCGCAACCCTGACCCGCCGCTGACGGAGGTTGCCCTGCGCCAGGGCAACCAGACCCAGCGCAAACTGCGGCAGTTGCCCAGCTGGTGGCAGGGCGATGGCCCGATTGACGGAGTTGTCGATGAGGTAGCTCTAGCGCCGGAATCTTCCCCGTCCCAGTCTGCTGGCGCCACGGCTGCACCGGAGGCTGCACCGCCTATACCTGAGGCTGAGCGCGATCGCATTCAAACTAACCTCACCGCCCTGCGCCAAGATCTGACTCGCCTTAATACCCGCCTAACCGAGCTAGAAACTAGCCTGGGTGCCCCAGCCGCCGGTACGCTTGAAGCCCGCCTACAGCGCCTCGATCAGCGGCTCGGGGCCGACGGTGGAGCCAGCAATGCACCGGAAGCGGCGGCGGCAGAGACTCCAGCGGTGAAACCATCCCCTGAGGCCGAGACAGGGGCTCGGGTGGCCTATCAGGAGCCGCGCTTTGCGCTGGTGCGCGATCGCGTTGTCTTGCCCAGCGCCCTACTCTTTGAGCCGGGCAGCAGCATCCTTACCCCCTCTGGCCAGCAACTGCTCGACAGCATTGCTGCCGACCTGAGCCGCTACGGTGCCGCGACCCTGCTGGTGGGCAGCCATACCGACGGTGCGTCGTCTCCTGACCTAGCCAGTCAGCTCACCCTGCAACAGGCCGTGGCGGTGCAGCAATACCTGAGCCCTCAGTTAGAGGGCGGCGGCATTCGCTGGGTGCCAGTGGGCTATGGTCAAACTCGCCCCACCGCTGTGGGCACCACCCCCGCCGACCAGCAGCGCAACCAGCGGGTCGAAATTGGCATTGTGCCCGGTAGCTAA
- a CDS encoding DUF4335 domain-containing protein translates to MTVQRQYTLPHCNLVLEGLSADANDPLSPLAVLMNAECHLPGATDATLAGGREFLDSLVTAVSRYGQQLLSGVPYPRTTGSAPPIVEIKPGDLPYHHHLIVQQQPLGGPVSDVNALPPLDIQLTTVQFYDLMEAVDQLLADTQTLPDMKAQFQAVSRRLVRPTEPITKRAAPAALGAAALVAAGLALFFVPPPEFEPTRPESEASAPAAASAVPGGPPRADDETSEAVPADGDGLDRLESAPAITDAATVALLQSDVTQRLQEAWADAPRPSGDLAYRMAVSEDGDILGYQYENDLALEEVDNTPLPKLTFVPVAGAEPVRERVAQFVATFTPDGEVRLEPTEVPAEADATESDTTEGDAVESDAAANAAELPDLEEKVTDGDRIRELNSDLYDNILAELEPLSANEDLRFRVRLTEAGEVVGYEPVNAAAGLMVNETPLPNLVTAADSTANQADFQVVFTESGVLEVNPWDGWPQ, encoded by the coding sequence ATGACCGTTCAACGGCAATATACCCTACCCCACTGCAACCTGGTCTTAGAAGGGCTTAGCGCTGACGCCAACGACCCCCTGTCACCCCTGGCGGTGTTGATGAATGCCGAGTGCCACCTACCCGGTGCCACCGATGCCACCCTGGCCGGGGGGCGAGAATTTTTAGACAGTTTAGTGACCGCCGTAAGCCGCTACGGGCAGCAGTTGCTCAGCGGCGTGCCCTACCCTAGGACGACAGGGTCAGCGCCACCCATAGTGGAGATCAAACCAGGTGATCTCCCCTACCACCACCACCTAATTGTGCAGCAGCAGCCCCTGGGCGGGCCTGTTAGCGACGTCAACGCGCTGCCGCCGCTGGATATCCAGCTCACTACGGTGCAGTTCTATGACCTGATGGAAGCGGTCGACCAGCTACTGGCCGACACTCAAACGCTGCCCGACATGAAGGCACAGTTTCAGGCGGTATCGCGGCGACTGGTGCGACCCACCGAACCCATAACGAAGCGGGCGGCCCCCGCAGCCCTAGGAGCGGCGGCCTTGGTTGCCGCCGGACTGGCCCTATTCTTTGTACCCCCGCCCGAATTTGAGCCCACTCGTCCAGAGTCCGAGGCTTCAGCCCCGGCAGCAGCCAGCGCGGTGCCTGGAGGACCCCCCAGAGCCGACGATGAAACTAGCGAAGCAGTGCCTGCTGACGGCGATGGCTTAGACCGTCTAGAGAGTGCCCCAGCGATTACCGACGCGGCCACTGTTGCTCTGTTGCAGTCTGACGTGACCCAGCGGTTGCAGGAGGCCTGGGCCGATGCGCCACGACCCAGCGGCGACCTAGCCTATCGCATGGCGGTTTCTGAAGACGGCGATATTTTGGGGTATCAATACGAGAACGATTTGGCTCTAGAAGAGGTCGATAATACCCCACTGCCCAAGCTTACCTTTGTGCCGGTGGCAGGCGCAGAGCCGGTGCGAGAGCGCGTGGCCCAGTTTGTTGCGACCTTTACCCCTGACGGGGAAGTGCGGTTAGAGCCGACAGAGGTTCCGGCTGAGGCCGATGCGACTGAGAGTGATACCACTGAGGGTGATGCTGTTGAGAGTGACGCGGCGGCCAATGCGGCTGAGCTGCCGGATCTAGAGGAGAAGGTGACCGACGGCGATCGCATTCGCGAACTCAACAGCGACCTTTACGACAACATTTTGGCTGAGCTAGAGCCCCTGTCAGCCAATGAGGACCTGCGGTTTCGGGTGCGCCTGACCGAGGCGGGCGAGGTGGTGGGCTATGAGCCCGTCAACGCTGCCGCTGGCCTGATGGTGAACGAAACCCCCCTGCCCAATTTGGTTACTGCAGCCGACAGCACTGCCAATCAGGCTGACTTTCAGGTGGTGTTCACCGAGAGCGGTGTGCTGGAGGTCAACCCCTGGGATGGCTGGCCCCAATAG